One genomic region from Rosa rugosa chromosome 1, drRosRugo1.1, whole genome shotgun sequence encodes:
- the LOC133724445 gene encoding putative disease resistance protein RGA3, which yields MEFASSIADNVLVRLASHASQEISLAWSAQLELTKLNNTLSAIKPVLEDAEKKQVRNPLITRWLGNLKDVCHDVDDVLDELDFQKLRLKVEVDNCGKIKGKVRQFFSRWNPVVFNFKMGHKVKEIRERLVEIDNEKRQFALLEFVIAEDPRAPQQVHDGRRMTTSKVEASNVIGRDVDKKQIIKHLLNDTDFSSEENVSVVSIIGLGGLGKTTLAKLVYNDSMVEENFEIKMWICVSDNFDIQTLIRGITNAANGPKCEDESLDLMERKLQDTLRGKKILLVLDDIWDTGSIGVTIEKWTDLKTLLNVGANGSKIIITTRNKSVALLVSPLYMHSLEGLSHKDCMSLFIQRAFKRGEEQRYQHLIETGVDIVKKCGGVPLAVATVGSMLYLNTEQHHWLCVRDDDMWSIGNDNILPALKLSYDALPQHLKPCFAFCSLFPKHYEFKSSMLVPMWIAQGYLKTCKKNEDLEHMGIDYIRQFFSRSLFQVEMDLKTLIIFKIHDLVHDLAIFVAKIEYSTVNFRPSSAFEMVRHVSISKSDLLGQKAQVPNFMLKSKKLRTILIPENGMVNQHFVKTCVSRFKYMRMLHLRGSPLEKLPSSIGSLFHLRFLNLSSNGKIKRLPNSISKLLNLETLYLGGCDALEEIPKDIGNLINLRSLTITTQQSYLPKGFRRLTLLQFLGFYGCVNLKSLGEEIEFLTNLRYLWIDRCNNLESLPPNMKHMTALHTLVIDDCKKLQVMRSGEGPQGLRSLAIQNSSLEALPPWLIEDSADALQSIALVKCHNLTALPELINFTFLEQLRIEECSKLSALPQELHCLTELRGLTISGCPELSKSCKRQLKGEEWSKMARQVKITLDADDEEDKDEGTPTID from the exons atggAGTTTGCCAGCAGCATTGCAGATAACGTCTTGGTTAGGCTAGCTTCACATGCTTCCCAAGAGATCTCCTTGGCATGGAGTGCCCAACTTGAGCTCACCAAGCTCAACAACACCTTATCTGCCATCAAACCAGTGCTCGAGGATGCAGAAAAGAAGCAAGTGAGAAATCCCCTAATCACTCGTTGGTTAGGAAATCTCAAAGATGTTTGTCATGACGTTGATGATGTCTTAGACGAACTGGACTTCCAAAAGTTGCGGTTGAAAGTGGAGGTCGACAATTGTGGAAAGATCAAAGGAAAGGTACGCCAATTTTTTTCCCGATGGAATCCAGTAGTGTTCAACTTTAAAATGGGACATAAAGTGAAAGAGATAAGAGAAAGACTAGTTGAAATTGATAAtgaaaagagacagtttgctcTCCTTGAGTTTGTTATAGCTGAAGATCCTCGTGCGCCCCAACAAGTGCACGATGGTAGGAGGATGACTACCTCTAAAGTTGAGGCTTCAAATGTTATTGGAAGAGATGTTGATAAAAAACAGATTATCAAGCATCTCTTGAATGACACTGATTTCTCCAGTGAGGAGAATGTTTCTGTTGTTTCCATAATTGGGTTAGGAGGGTTGGGGAAAACAACACTTGCTAAATTGGTGTACAATGATAGCATGGTAGAAGAAAATTTTGAGataaagatgtggatatgcgtcTCAGACAACTTTGATATTCAAACATTAATTCGAGGTATTACTAATGCTGCAAATGGACCAAAATGTGAGGATGAAAGTTTGGATCTTATGGAAAGAAAGTTGCAAGATACTCTTAGAGGTAAAAAAATTTTATTGGTGTTGGACGATATCTGGGATACAGGGTCGATTGGAGTAACAATTGAAAAATGGACTGATTTAAAAACTTTGTTAAATGTGGGAGCTAATGGAAGCAAAATCATTATAACAACACGAAATAAATCAGTTGCTTTACTTGTGAGTCCCTTATACATGCATTCTTTAGAAGGTCTTTCCCACAAAGATTGCATGTCCTTGTTCATCCAAAGGGCATTTAAAAGAGGAGAGGAGCAGCGCTATCAACATTTGATAGAAACTGGAGTGGATATTGTGAAAAAGTGTGGAGGAGTTCCTTTAGCAGTAGCTACTGTAGGGAGTATGCTCTATTTGAATACAGAGCAACACCATTGGTTGTGTGTCAGAGATGATGACATGTGGAGTATAGGGAATGACAATATTTTACCTGCACTCAAATTGAGCTATGATGCACTGCCACAACACTTGAAACCGTGTTTTGCATTTTGTTCACTTTTCCCAAAGCATTATGAATTCAAGAGTTCAATGTTGGTTCCAATGTGGATAGCACAAGGATACCTCAAAACATGtaagaaaaatgaagatttaGAACATATGGGTATAGACTATATAAGGCAATTTTTCTCTAGATCTTTGTTTCAAGTGGAGATGGATTTAAAAACATTAATAATTTTTAAAATACATGATCTAGTTCATGATTTAGCAATTTTTGTGGCAAAAATAGAGTACTCCACAGTCAATTTTCGTCCCTCTAGTGCTTTTGAAATGGTTCGACATGTGTCAATATCCAAAAGTGACTTGCTTGGACAAAAGGCACAAGTTCCCAATTTCATGCTCAAGTCAAAGAAATTGCGAACCATTCTAATTCCTGAAAATGGTATGGTGAATCAACATTTTGTGAAGACATGCGTCTCGAGATTCAAATATATGCGGATGCTACATCTCCGTGGGTCGCCTCTTGAGAAGCTACCAAGTTCCATTGGTAGTTTGTTTCATTTGAGATTCCTCAACTTGTCTTCTAATGGCAAGATAAAAAGGCTTCCCAATTCCATCAGTAAGCTGCTGAATTTGGAGACCTTGTACCTTGGGGGTTGCGACg CACTTGAGGAAATACCCAAAGACATAGGGAACCTGATCAACCTGCGAAGCTTGACGATAACAACACAGCAGTCGTATTTGCCCAAAGGATTTAGACGCCTCACCttacttcaatttttaggtTTTTATGGATGTGTCAATCTTAAATCTTTGGGCGAAGAGATCGAATTCCTCACCAACCTTCGCTATTTGTGGATTGACAGGTGTAATAATTTGGAATCCTTGCCACCAAATATGAAACACATGACTGCTTTACATACTTTGGTTATCGATGATTGCAAGAAGCTTCAGGTGATGAGATCAGGGGAAGGTCCTCAAGGTCTTCGATCATTGGCCATCCAGAATTCAAGTTTGGAGGCTTTGCCCCCTTGGCTCATTGAAGATTCTGCAGACGCTCTACAAAGCATAGCACTTGTTAAATGTCATAATCTCACGGCACTTCCGGAGTTGATAAACTTCACATTCCTCGAGCAACTACGCATTGAAGAATGCTCCAAATTGTCGGCTTTGCCTCAAGAGTTGCATTGCCTTACTGAGTTGAGAGGATTGACGATTTCAGGGTGTCCTGAATTGAGCAAAAGCTGCAAAAGGCAATTAAAAGGTGAGGAGTGGTCAAAGATGGCACGTCAGGTGAAGATTACACTCGAcgctgatgatgaagaagacaaaGATGAAGGGACACCAACGATtgactga
- the LOC133724448 gene encoding subtilisin-like protease SBT2.3 isoform X1 — protein sequence MASLSAVKNLQQLYNPWHNVTIPGIGLAPGTQKDTLYTLISAIHALNNDTTVTDDMYVSECQDRATSIRIWSRETSWSAATQFDLCLGCSQYIQQALQTAQNLSAWFCFLCMDSFMIGFQLNPTPMKIPGLCHSNQVLLVLKPSLIQ from the exons ATGGCTTCACTATCAGCCGTAAAG AACCTACAGCAACTCTATAACCCTTGGCACAACGTCACCATTCCTGGAATTGGACTTGCAC CTGGTACACAGAAAGATACATTGTACACACTGATTTCTGCAATACATGCTTTGAATAATGACACAACAGTTACAGATGATATGTATGTAAGTGAATGCCAAGATCGAGCAACTTCAATCAGGATCTGGTCTAGGGAAACCTCTTGGTCTGCAGCTACTCAATTCGATTTGTGCTTGGGATGTTCACAATATATACAGCAAGCCTTACAAACAGCGCAAAATTTAAGTGcttggttttgttttctttgtatgGATTCTTTTATGATTGGTTTTCAGCTCAACCCAACTCCAATGAAAATACCTGGCCTCTGTCACAGTAACCAAGTTCTTTTAGTGCTTAAACCCTCTCTAATACAGTAA